The nucleotide sequence ttacaaCTAACTCTCTTTCTGTAGTTTGCTTTTAACCGAGTACTGTTTTCTatttatttcaattttaacCTGAGATGTATAATTATggtatatattttgaacATTAGAAGGATCTCTCTATGCTTGTTGTGCTTTGGATTATTGCATgtaaaaatgaagaagggaaattaagaaaaaaaaaaaaactaataTTTTTATGAAAAAATAATGCTCCAGGGGAGGTTCGAACTCTCGACCTTCAGATTATGAGACTGACGCTCTTCCGACTGAGCTACTGAAGCTTGTTATACGGCCAGTGTCTGAAAACTTCAAGTCATGTTCTCCGTAAGCGATCATGTGATTGAATAGTTaacaataattttttttttcatggTTCAGaacgaaaaaaataaaaaaagcGTTGACATCTTGAAATATTATTGCAGAAGAATAAATAAGCCAAAAGTATTTCTAGTATATAAAAACATGAGTAGCTAAATATATAGAGGTggcaaaagaagaagaataggTGATTCATACAGGAGATTGAAGATAAAAAGCAGCCATACACTTACAGGAATAGAAGGAATAATATAAGATGTCTTTGAAACTTCCTCAAAATCCAAATGCAGGGCTATTCAAGCAAGGGTACAATTCGTATTCCAATGCTGATGGCCAAATCAACAAATCTATTGCTGCTATTAGAGAAATCCATCAAATGTGCTTAACTTCGATGGGTCCATGTGGTAGAAACAAGATTATCATCAATCATTTGGGAAAGCACATTGTGACGAACGATGCGGCAACAATGTTGAGAGAATTAGAAATTGTTCATCCAGCAGTGAAGGTTTTGGTGATGGCTTctgaacaacaaaagatcGATATGGGCGATGGTACGAATCTTGTGATGGTTCTAGCTGGTGAGCTATTGAATGTGAGTGAGAAACTGATTGCATTGGGTCTTTCTCCAGTAGAGATCATCCAGGGTTACACTATGGCGAAGAATTTCACTTTGCAAGAATTGGACAAGATGTCTGTGATGAATATAGAAGACAAACACGAAAAGAGCGAGCTAATCAAGATTGTAAAGCCAGTAATTGCATCCAAACAGTATGGCTCTGAGGACATTCTAAGTTCTTTGGTTGCTGATGCGGTATCGCATGTCTTGGCACCAAACTCGAATTATTTCAACGTTGATTCTGTTAGAGTTGTGAAGATTATGGGTGGCTCGTTGTCGAATTCTTCAGTTATCAAAGGTCTTGTGTTCAACCGTGAACCAGAAGGACATTTGAAGTCTCTTCCAGAAGGCCAAAAGCACAAGGTGGCTGTGTTCACATGTCCGATTGACATCTCCAATACCGAAACTAAGGGTACCGTGCTACTTCACAATGCGCAAGAAATGCTAGACTTCACAAAGGGTGAAGAGCAGCAACTAGACCAAATGATGAAGGAAATTGCTGACGCTGGTGTTACTTGTGTCGTTGCTGGTGCAGGTGTTGGCGAACTAGCCTTGCATTATTTAAACAGATACAACATATTGGTCTTGAAGGTCCCAAGTAAATTTGAACTAAGAAGAATCTGCCGTGTTTGTGGTGCCACTCCTATGCCTAGACTAGGTGCCCCAACTCCCGAAGAGGTCGGTGTTGTTGAAACAGTCAAGACCATTGAAATTGGTGGTGACAGGGTGACTGTgttcaaacaagaagctAATGAGACCACAAGAACCGCTACCATCATCTTAAGAGGTGCTACTCAAAACAACTTGGACGATATCGAGCGTGCCATCGACGATGGTGTTGCTGCCATTAAGGGCTTGATGAAGCCAGACGGTGGGAAGCTAGTTCCGGGTGCCGGTGCTACCGAGATCGACTTGGTTTCGAGGATCAGCAAATACGGTGAAAAAACTCCAGGGCTAATGCAATTGGCCATCAAGCAATTTGCTGTGGCGTTTGAAGTCGTCCCAAGAACCTTGGCAGAAACAGCCGGTTTAAACGTTAACGAAGTTCTACCAAACTTATACGCTGCCCACGCTCAGACAAGCGCCGAAGACGGTGAGGCTGACACCGATGACTCCTACACCAACGACGGCTTTTACAAGGGTGTAGACATAGACAGCAACACTCCTGAGTGTATCAAAGACGtaagagaagaaggcaTATACGATTTGCTTGCAGCCAAGAAGTTCGCGATCAACGTAGCCACGGACGCTGCAAACACCGTGCTCTCTGTCGATCAAATAATCATGGCCAAGAGAGCTGGTGGTCCAGCCGTCCCCAAGGGCCCTAAACCGGGCAACTGGGACCAAGACGATTGATTGATGATCGACTGATTCATCCACTGATCATGTTAAATATATCGTATATACATACCCCCTTTCCTCCCATTTACCCATCTCTGTACATTATTCTCAACTAAGATATACAGGTGTTACTCCTACTAGAAAGCAACTTTCAAAATTACGAAACCAAATGACGTACGTGCACATCCTAATCTCCGGCACAGCCTTTGCCTTGCCTCCCAAAAttaaattatttttctAATCCTTTTCCGAACTTTTCCATCTTTTTCGTGCTCGAAAGGCATATTATTTTCGTACGTTTCCTAAAAGGCAAAGTgacaaagacaaaaagttttcatggaaatggaaatggaaatggaaatggatCAGATTAGAGATTATAGCCAGTTCGCATCCAGTTTAAAGAGCGAAAGGCAAAATTCATCTCTGTTTGTGGGATTTACAGTTGAAATCTGGTCTACGCAGTTGAGTTTCCCGGTCCTCAaattatttcattttgattGCCACTTTGTTTCGTTTTTATCGCTGCTAGAATCTCAGTGTTTAGTTAGCTATTgtaaattaattaattttactattttttttttttttttttttctgtacAGAGAAGGCCTTAGCGTTCATTATAATCATCATAAGGTTGGCCtttataattataataGTGAACAGCAGTCTGATTAGCAAATAGAAAGGGAAAATTTGGGACTACAAAAGGTTTAAGAGAAGTAGGAGTAGGGTTAGAATCTACGAAGGATAATAAAGTGTAGAAGGAATTGTGCAAGAAGCGGACTTACCGACTGGcttttttgttgaaaagaCGAGTTAGTTGGAAAGAGTTTAGtta is from Kluyveromyces marxianus DMKU3-1042 DNA, complete genome, chromosome 2 and encodes:
- the CCT8 gene encoding chaperonin-containing T-complex subunit CCT8, giving the protein MSLKLPQNPNAGLFKQGYNSYSNADGQINKSIAAIREIHQMCLTSMGPCGRNKIIINHLGKHIVTNDAATMLRELEIVHPAVKVLVMASEQQKIDMGDGTNLVMVLAGELLNVSEKLIALGLSPVEIIQGYTMAKNFTLQELDKMSVMNIEDKHEKSELIKIVKPVIASKQYGSEDILSSLVADAVSHVLAPNSNYFNVDSVRVVKIMGGSLSNSSVIKGLVFNREPEGHLKSLPEGQKHKVAVFTCPIDISNTETKGTVLLHNAQEMLDFTKGEEQQLDQMMKEIADAGVTCVVAGAGVGELALHYLNRYNILVLKVPSKFELRRICRVCGATPMPRLGAPTPEEVGVVETVKTIEIGGDRVTVFKQEANETTRTATIILRGATQNNLDDIERAIDDGVAAIKGLMKPDGGKLVPGAGATEIDLVSRISKYGEKTPGLMQLAIKQFAVAFEVVPRTLAETAGLNVNEVLPNLYAAHAQTSAEDGEADTDDSYTNDGFYKGVDIDSNTPECIKDVREEGIYDLLAAKKFAINVATDAANTVLSVDQIIMAKRAGGPAVPKGPKPGNWDQDD